The following are encoded in a window of Manduca sexta isolate Smith_Timp_Sample1 chromosome 16, JHU_Msex_v1.0, whole genome shotgun sequence genomic DNA:
- the LOC115452841 gene encoding probable serine/threonine-protein kinase kinX isoform X9 — MPNEEVLGPRKTMFVLVIVVGCFAVLWPRILSPLILGHSRDQLKPNAFDREAAVKQERPLNRGAGPHPALRERGRAIPQGVAPARPATPMPPHVRVRSSPLSVYYELDIKPPPIPGMRPPLGSPGGPVPTPKSSMGFVMPIYTICIIVFFVYTLSKILFKRTASAYEPVSPDPHFRSRVFRDDSRTSPDKLGPKERDTRDVELEALRARLAETERAMQRIVGQLAQRDAEAQDEQARPYTNGTILHNTGPVHIVASEYQEASKEKSPEPQKEMPEPSPEVKEPAPESEKPLSKESLETKESEELEAEKQEELVQEIPAIQSEEAEKDDVKEEKGPEQNDLKLVADEEVDENDGEAKSDKEESGSEPELIEINNKEDELIKLTNDDVESDDYVKVVQDFLNEEAKVAGKEEKQSTPDLLEEAIKEDSPDKPEDDQENASVKVLPFVKEMSPNCVLLQNCTALSVVGMEVTAHTADGGALPRAPPPPAPPAPAPPRPHEAEEVKSIFLETEIPQKSRVLVADFVEDRPEESAPSSNSPMVVSGKMTLSLIQDAPRDTPEKDPESTVDDFTTASAITQPAADKQIEEESDEEIEIEEEIEVEEIEEEEEVEEIEEDEENEPVEAEKPEAKEPVKVQEVKEAVKVQEEVKQAEEDSEEEVEVDEDEEPIQDSKVEPVKELDADKEEEYSEEEIEEDEEPVEESVKVKEPVKLKEPVKGKPSVEHSEDDKEQKKAKGDKE; from the exons ATGCCGAACGAGGAGGTGTTGGGTCCGCGGAAGACGATGTTCGTACTAGTGATTGTTGTGGGATGTTTCGCGGTGCTGTGGCCCAGGATTCTGTCGCCGCTGATCTTGGGCCACTCGCGGGACCAGCTCAAACCGAACGCGTTCGACCGGGAGGCAG CTGTGAAACAAGAGCGTCCTCTGAACCGCGGCGCAGGGCCGCATCCAGCACTGCGAGAGCGGGGCCGCGCGATCCCCCAGGGCGTGGCCCCCGCGAGACCCGCGACGCCGATGCCGCCCCACGTTCGGGTACGATCCTCCCCGCTATCAGTGTACTATGAGCTCGACATCAAG CCACCACCAATCCCGGGCATGCGGCCCCCGCTCGGCTCGCCCGGGGGTCCGGTGCCCACGCCAAAGTCGTCCATGGGGTTCGTCATGCCGATCTACACGATATGCATCATAGTGTTCTTCGTGTACACACTTAGCAAG ATCCTGTTCAAGCGCACCGCGTCCGCCTACGAGCCTGTGAGTCCCGACCCCCACTTCAGGAGCAGGGTGTTCCGCGACGACTCCAGGACGTCGCCCGACAAGCTCG GACCCAAAGAGAGGGACACAA GGGATGTTGAACTGGAGGCGCTGCGGGCGCGGCTTGCGGAGACCGAGCGCGCCATGCAAAGGATCGTCGGCCAACTGGCTCAGCGCGACGCG GAGGCCCAGGATGAGCAGGCTCGCCCGTACACGAACGGTACAATACTTCACAACACCGGCCCGGTGCATATCGTCGCCAGCGAATACCAGGAAGCATCCAAGGAAAAGAGTCCTGAACCTCAGAAGGAAATGCCAGAACCTTCACCTGAGGTGAAGGAACCTGCCCCTGAATCTGAAAAGCCTCTGTCAAAAGAATCTTTAGAGACGAAAGAGTCTGAGGAATTAGAGGCTGAAAAACAGGAAGAATTGGTTCAAGAAATACCTGCAATACAATCTGAAGAAGCAGAGAAGGACGATGTTAAAGAAGAGAAGGGTCCAGAACAAAATGACTTAAAACTCGTTGCTGATGAAGAAGTAGACGAGAATGATGGCGAAGCTAAATCCGATAAAGAAGAATCGGGTTCAGAGCCAGAgttaatagaaattaataataaagaggATGAactgattaaattaacaaacgaTGACGTAGAAAGCGATGACTACGTCAAAGTGGTACAGGATTTCTTGAACGAGGAAGCTAAAGTAGCCGGGAAAGAAGAGAAACAATCGACTCCGGATCTCCTGGAAGAAGCTATTAAAGAAGACTCACCTGATAAACCTGAGGATGACCAGGAAAATGCTAGTGTAAAG GTATTACCGTTTGTGAAGGAGATGTCGCCAAACTGTGTTTTGTTACAAAACTGTACGGCGCTCAGT GTGGTAGGCATGGAGGTGACGGCGCACACGGCGGACGGCGGCGCGCTGCCCCGCGCtcccccgccgcccgcgccgcccgcgcctgcGCCCCCGCGCCCG CACGAGGCGGAGGAAGTGAAGTCGATATTCCTGGAGACGGAGATTCCGCAGAAGTCTCGGGTCCTCGTCGCGGACTTCGTCGAAGACAGGCCCGAAGAATCCGCGCCCAGTAGCAATTCCCCa ATGGTGGTGAGCGGTAAAATGACCTTGTCACTCATACAGGACGCACCGAGAGACACTCCTGAGAAGGATCCAG aaTCAACAGTGGATGATTTCACAACAGCTAGTGCGATCACTCAACCAGCCGCTGAT AAACAAATTGAAGAAGAGTCCGACGAAGAAATAGAAATCGAAGAAGAAATAGAAGTGGAAGAGATCGAGGAAGAGGAAGAAGTTGAAGAGATTGAGGAAGACGAAGAGAACGAACCGGTGGAGGCGGAGAAACCAGAAGCAAAGGAACCAGTCAAAGTGCAAGAAGTAAAGGAAGCTGTTAAAGTACAGGAAGAAGTAAAACAAGCAGAAGAAGATTCCGAAGAGGAGGTAGAAGTAGATGAAGATGAGGAACCAATACAAGATTCGAAAGTTGAACCGGTTAAAGAACTAGATGCCGATAAAGAAGAAGAGTATTCTGAGGAAGAAATTGAGGAGGATGAGGAACCAGTGGAAGAGTCAGTTAAGGTAAAGGAACCAGTGAAATTAAAAGAGCCAGTTAAAGGAAAACCATCTGTAGAACATTCAGAAGATGATAAGGAACAGAAGAAAGCGAAAGGAGATAAAGAATGA
- the LOC115452841 gene encoding probable serine/threonine-protein kinase kinX isoform X8 — MPNEEVLGPRKTMFVLVIVVGCFAVLWPRILSPLILGHSRDQLKPNAFDREAGCCEVMFETELAVLELINEVCSSAVHVDGKLSPYAAAECRKAVNETCGVDIAAFLKRTENIGKTSKKLVETMKNSNSSCLKEHFGVPVWSLAPHQAFNSWTLQDTVKQERPLNRGAGPHPALRERGRAIPQGVAPARPATPMPPHVRVRSSPLSVYYELDIKPPPIPGMRPPLGSPGGPVPTPKSSMGFVMPIYTICIIVFFVYTLSKILFKRTASAYEPVSPDPHFRSRVFRDDSRTSPDKLGPKERDTRDVELEALRARLAETERAMQRIVGQLAQRDAEAQDEQARPYTNGTILHNTGPVHIVASEYQEASKEKSPEPQKEMPEPSPEVKEPAPESEKPLSKESLETKESEELEAEKQEELVQEIPAIQSEEAEKDDVKEEKGPEQNDLKLVADEEVDENDGEAKSDKEESGSEPELIEINNKEDELIKLTNDDVESDDYVKVVQDFLNEEAKVAGKEEKQSTPDLLEEAIKEDSPDKPEDDQENASVKMVVSGKMTLSLIQDAPRDTPEKDPESTVDDFTTASAITQPAADKQIEEESDEEIEIEEEIEVEEIEEEEEVEEIEEDEENEPVEAEKPEAKEPVKVQEVKEAVKVQEEVKQAEEDSEEEVEVDEDEEPIQDSKVEPVKELDADKEEEYSEEEIEEDEEPVEESVKVKEPVKLKEPVKGKPSVEHSEDDKEQKKAKGDKE, encoded by the exons ATGCCGAACGAGGAGGTGTTGGGTCCGCGGAAGACGATGTTCGTACTAGTGATTGTTGTGGGATGTTTCGCGGTGCTGTGGCCCAGGATTCTGTCGCCGCTGATCTTGGGCCACTCGCGGGACCAGCTCAAACCGAACGCGTTCGACCGGGAGGCAG GATGCTGCGAAGTGATGTTCGAGACAGAACTGGCGGTATTGGAACTGATCAACGAGGTATGTAGTTCAGCAGTCCATGTGGACGGAAAGCTCTCTCCATACGCCGCTGCGGAGTGTCGCAAAGCCGTCAACGAGACCTGCGGAGTAGATATAGCGGCATTCCTAAAACGAACTGAGAATATCGGCAAGACCTCCAAGAAACTAGTCGAGACTATGAAGAACAGCAACTCCTCGTGCCTTAAGGAGCATTTTGGCGTGCCCGTCTGGAGTCTCGCTCCTCACCAGGCGTTCAACTCATGGACCCTACAAGACA CTGTGAAACAAGAGCGTCCTCTGAACCGCGGCGCAGGGCCGCATCCAGCACTGCGAGAGCGGGGCCGCGCGATCCCCCAGGGCGTGGCCCCCGCGAGACCCGCGACGCCGATGCCGCCCCACGTTCGGGTACGATCCTCCCCGCTATCAGTGTACTATGAGCTCGACATCAAG CCACCACCAATCCCGGGCATGCGGCCCCCGCTCGGCTCGCCCGGGGGTCCGGTGCCCACGCCAAAGTCGTCCATGGGGTTCGTCATGCCGATCTACACGATATGCATCATAGTGTTCTTCGTGTACACACTTAGCAAG ATCCTGTTCAAGCGCACCGCGTCCGCCTACGAGCCTGTGAGTCCCGACCCCCACTTCAGGAGCAGGGTGTTCCGCGACGACTCCAGGACGTCGCCCGACAAGCTCG GACCCAAAGAGAGGGACACAA GGGATGTTGAACTGGAGGCGCTGCGGGCGCGGCTTGCGGAGACCGAGCGCGCCATGCAAAGGATCGTCGGCCAACTGGCTCAGCGCGACGCG GAGGCCCAGGATGAGCAGGCTCGCCCGTACACGAACGGTACAATACTTCACAACACCGGCCCGGTGCATATCGTCGCCAGCGAATACCAGGAAGCATCCAAGGAAAAGAGTCCTGAACCTCAGAAGGAAATGCCAGAACCTTCACCTGAGGTGAAGGAACCTGCCCCTGAATCTGAAAAGCCTCTGTCAAAAGAATCTTTAGAGACGAAAGAGTCTGAGGAATTAGAGGCTGAAAAACAGGAAGAATTGGTTCAAGAAATACCTGCAATACAATCTGAAGAAGCAGAGAAGGACGATGTTAAAGAAGAGAAGGGTCCAGAACAAAATGACTTAAAACTCGTTGCTGATGAAGAAGTAGACGAGAATGATGGCGAAGCTAAATCCGATAAAGAAGAATCGGGTTCAGAGCCAGAgttaatagaaattaataataaagaggATGAactgattaaattaacaaacgaTGACGTAGAAAGCGATGACTACGTCAAAGTGGTACAGGATTTCTTGAACGAGGAAGCTAAAGTAGCCGGGAAAGAAGAGAAACAATCGACTCCGGATCTCCTGGAAGAAGCTATTAAAGAAGACTCACCTGATAAACCTGAGGATGACCAGGAAAATGCTAGTGTAAAG ATGGTGGTGAGCGGTAAAATGACCTTGTCACTCATACAGGACGCACCGAGAGACACTCCTGAGAAGGATCCAG aaTCAACAGTGGATGATTTCACAACAGCTAGTGCGATCACTCAACCAGCCGCTGAT AAACAAATTGAAGAAGAGTCCGACGAAGAAATAGAAATCGAAGAAGAAATAGAAGTGGAAGAGATCGAGGAAGAGGAAGAAGTTGAAGAGATTGAGGAAGACGAAGAGAACGAACCGGTGGAGGCGGAGAAACCAGAAGCAAAGGAACCAGTCAAAGTGCAAGAAGTAAAGGAAGCTGTTAAAGTACAGGAAGAAGTAAAACAAGCAGAAGAAGATTCCGAAGAGGAGGTAGAAGTAGATGAAGATGAGGAACCAATACAAGATTCGAAAGTTGAACCGGTTAAAGAACTAGATGCCGATAAAGAAGAAGAGTATTCTGAGGAAGAAATTGAGGAGGATGAGGAACCAGTGGAAGAGTCAGTTAAGGTAAAGGAACCAGTGAAATTAAAAGAGCCAGTTAAAGGAAAACCATCTGTAGAACATTCAGAAGATGATAAGGAACAGAAGAAAGCGAAAGGAGATAAAGAATGA
- the LOC115452841 gene encoding probable serine/threonine-protein kinase kinX isoform X3 produces MPNEEVLGPRKTMFVLVIVVGCFAVLWPRILSPLILGHSRDQLKPNAFDREAGCCEVMFETELAVLELINEVCSSAVHVDGKLSPYAAAECRKAVNETCGVDIAAFLKRTENIGKTSKKLVETMKNSNSSCLKEHFGVPVWSLAPHQAFNSWTLQDTVKQERPLNRGAGPHPALRERGRAIPQGVAPARPATPMPPHVRVRSSPLSVYYELDIKPPPIPGMRPPLGSPGGPVPTPKSSMGFVMPIYTICIIVFFVYTLSKILFKRTASAYEPVSPDPHFRSRVFRDDSRTSPDKLVVTAISGLVAEVHQQMEASYAQNQQRQEAQDEQARPYTNGTILHNTGPVHIVASEYQEASKEKSPEPQKEMPEPSPEVKEPAPESEKPLSKESLETKESEELEAEKQEELVQEIPAIQSEEAEKDDVKEEKGPEQNDLKLVADEEVDENDGEAKSDKEESGSEPELIEINNKEDELIKLTNDDVESDDYVKVVQDFLNEEAKVAGKEEKQSTPDLLEEAIKEDSPDKPEDDQENASVKVLPFVKEMSPNCVLLQNCTALSVVGMEVTAHTADGGALPRAPPPPAPPAPAPPRPHEAEEVKSIFLETEIPQKSRVLVADFVEDRPEESAPSSNSPMVVSGKMTLSLIQDAPRDTPEKDPESTVDDFTTASAITQPAADKQIEEESDEEIEIEEEIEVEEIEEEEEVEEIEEDEENEPVEAEKPEAKEPVKVQEVKEAVKVQEEVKQAEEDSEEEVEVDEDEEPIQDSKVEPVKELDADKEEEYSEEEIEEDEEPVEESVKVKEPVKLKEPVKGKPSVEHSEDDKEQKKAKGDKE; encoded by the exons ATGCCGAACGAGGAGGTGTTGGGTCCGCGGAAGACGATGTTCGTACTAGTGATTGTTGTGGGATGTTTCGCGGTGCTGTGGCCCAGGATTCTGTCGCCGCTGATCTTGGGCCACTCGCGGGACCAGCTCAAACCGAACGCGTTCGACCGGGAGGCAG GATGCTGCGAAGTGATGTTCGAGACAGAACTGGCGGTATTGGAACTGATCAACGAGGTATGTAGTTCAGCAGTCCATGTGGACGGAAAGCTCTCTCCATACGCCGCTGCGGAGTGTCGCAAAGCCGTCAACGAGACCTGCGGAGTAGATATAGCGGCATTCCTAAAACGAACTGAGAATATCGGCAAGACCTCCAAGAAACTAGTCGAGACTATGAAGAACAGCAACTCCTCGTGCCTTAAGGAGCATTTTGGCGTGCCCGTCTGGAGTCTCGCTCCTCACCAGGCGTTCAACTCATGGACCCTACAAGACA CTGTGAAACAAGAGCGTCCTCTGAACCGCGGCGCAGGGCCGCATCCAGCACTGCGAGAGCGGGGCCGCGCGATCCCCCAGGGCGTGGCCCCCGCGAGACCCGCGACGCCGATGCCGCCCCACGTTCGGGTACGATCCTCCCCGCTATCAGTGTACTATGAGCTCGACATCAAG CCACCACCAATCCCGGGCATGCGGCCCCCGCTCGGCTCGCCCGGGGGTCCGGTGCCCACGCCAAAGTCGTCCATGGGGTTCGTCATGCCGATCTACACGATATGCATCATAGTGTTCTTCGTGTACACACTTAGCAAG ATCCTGTTCAAGCGCACCGCGTCCGCCTACGAGCCTGTGAGTCCCGACCCCCACTTCAGGAGCAGGGTGTTCCGCGACGACTCCAGGACGTCGCCCGACAAGCTCG TTGTTACTGCAATATCGGGCCTGGTGGCAGAGGTACATCAGCAGATGGAGGCGAGCTACGCGCAAAACCAGCAGCGACAG GAGGCCCAGGATGAGCAGGCTCGCCCGTACACGAACGGTACAATACTTCACAACACCGGCCCGGTGCATATCGTCGCCAGCGAATACCAGGAAGCATCCAAGGAAAAGAGTCCTGAACCTCAGAAGGAAATGCCAGAACCTTCACCTGAGGTGAAGGAACCTGCCCCTGAATCTGAAAAGCCTCTGTCAAAAGAATCTTTAGAGACGAAAGAGTCTGAGGAATTAGAGGCTGAAAAACAGGAAGAATTGGTTCAAGAAATACCTGCAATACAATCTGAAGAAGCAGAGAAGGACGATGTTAAAGAAGAGAAGGGTCCAGAACAAAATGACTTAAAACTCGTTGCTGATGAAGAAGTAGACGAGAATGATGGCGAAGCTAAATCCGATAAAGAAGAATCGGGTTCAGAGCCAGAgttaatagaaattaataataaagaggATGAactgattaaattaacaaacgaTGACGTAGAAAGCGATGACTACGTCAAAGTGGTACAGGATTTCTTGAACGAGGAAGCTAAAGTAGCCGGGAAAGAAGAGAAACAATCGACTCCGGATCTCCTGGAAGAAGCTATTAAAGAAGACTCACCTGATAAACCTGAGGATGACCAGGAAAATGCTAGTGTAAAG GTATTACCGTTTGTGAAGGAGATGTCGCCAAACTGTGTTTTGTTACAAAACTGTACGGCGCTCAGT GTGGTAGGCATGGAGGTGACGGCGCACACGGCGGACGGCGGCGCGCTGCCCCGCGCtcccccgccgcccgcgccgcccgcgcctgcGCCCCCGCGCCCG CACGAGGCGGAGGAAGTGAAGTCGATATTCCTGGAGACGGAGATTCCGCAGAAGTCTCGGGTCCTCGTCGCGGACTTCGTCGAAGACAGGCCCGAAGAATCCGCGCCCAGTAGCAATTCCCCa ATGGTGGTGAGCGGTAAAATGACCTTGTCACTCATACAGGACGCACCGAGAGACACTCCTGAGAAGGATCCAG aaTCAACAGTGGATGATTTCACAACAGCTAGTGCGATCACTCAACCAGCCGCTGAT AAACAAATTGAAGAAGAGTCCGACGAAGAAATAGAAATCGAAGAAGAAATAGAAGTGGAAGAGATCGAGGAAGAGGAAGAAGTTGAAGAGATTGAGGAAGACGAAGAGAACGAACCGGTGGAGGCGGAGAAACCAGAAGCAAAGGAACCAGTCAAAGTGCAAGAAGTAAAGGAAGCTGTTAAAGTACAGGAAGAAGTAAAACAAGCAGAAGAAGATTCCGAAGAGGAGGTAGAAGTAGATGAAGATGAGGAACCAATACAAGATTCGAAAGTTGAACCGGTTAAAGAACTAGATGCCGATAAAGAAGAAGAGTATTCTGAGGAAGAAATTGAGGAGGATGAGGAACCAGTGGAAGAGTCAGTTAAGGTAAAGGAACCAGTGAAATTAAAAGAGCCAGTTAAAGGAAAACCATCTGTAGAACATTCAGAAGATGATAAGGAACAGAAGAAAGCGAAAGGAGATAAAGAATGA
- the LOC115452841 gene encoding probable serine/threonine-protein kinase kinX isoform X4, with product MPNEEVLGPRKTMFVLVIVVGCFAVLWPRILSPLILGHSRDQLKPNAFDREAGCCEVMFETELAVLELINEVCSSAVHVDGKLSPYAAAECRKAVNETCGVDIAAFLKRTENIGKTSKKLVETMKNSNSSCLKEHFGVPVWSLAPHQAFNSWTLQDTVKQERPLNRGAGPHPALRERGRAIPQGVAPARPATPMPPHVRPPPIPGMRPPLGSPGGPVPTPKSSMGFVMPIYTICIIVFFVYTLSKILFKRTASAYEPVSPDPHFRSRVFRDDSRTSPDKLGPKERDTRDVELEALRARLAETERAMQRIVGQLAQRDAEAQDEQARPYTNGTILHNTGPVHIVASEYQEASKEKSPEPQKEMPEPSPEVKEPAPESEKPLSKESLETKESEELEAEKQEELVQEIPAIQSEEAEKDDVKEEKGPEQNDLKLVADEEVDENDGEAKSDKEESGSEPELIEINNKEDELIKLTNDDVESDDYVKVVQDFLNEEAKVAGKEEKQSTPDLLEEAIKEDSPDKPEDDQENASVKVLPFVKEMSPNCVLLQNCTALSVVGMEVTAHTADGGALPRAPPPPAPPAPAPPRPHEAEEVKSIFLETEIPQKSRVLVADFVEDRPEESAPSSNSPMVVSGKMTLSLIQDAPRDTPEKDPESTVDDFTTASAITQPAADKQIEEESDEEIEIEEEIEVEEIEEEEEVEEIEEDEENEPVEAEKPEAKEPVKVQEVKEAVKVQEEVKQAEEDSEEEVEVDEDEEPIQDSKVEPVKELDADKEEEYSEEEIEEDEEPVEESVKVKEPVKLKEPVKGKPSVEHSEDDKEQKKAKGDKE from the exons ATGCCGAACGAGGAGGTGTTGGGTCCGCGGAAGACGATGTTCGTACTAGTGATTGTTGTGGGATGTTTCGCGGTGCTGTGGCCCAGGATTCTGTCGCCGCTGATCTTGGGCCACTCGCGGGACCAGCTCAAACCGAACGCGTTCGACCGGGAGGCAG GATGCTGCGAAGTGATGTTCGAGACAGAACTGGCGGTATTGGAACTGATCAACGAGGTATGTAGTTCAGCAGTCCATGTGGACGGAAAGCTCTCTCCATACGCCGCTGCGGAGTGTCGCAAAGCCGTCAACGAGACCTGCGGAGTAGATATAGCGGCATTCCTAAAACGAACTGAGAATATCGGCAAGACCTCCAAGAAACTAGTCGAGACTATGAAGAACAGCAACTCCTCGTGCCTTAAGGAGCATTTTGGCGTGCCCGTCTGGAGTCTCGCTCCTCACCAGGCGTTCAACTCATGGACCCTACAAGACA CTGTGAAACAAGAGCGTCCTCTGAACCGCGGCGCAGGGCCGCATCCAGCACTGCGAGAGCGGGGCCGCGCGATCCCCCAGGGCGTGGCCCCCGCGAGACCCGCGACGCCGATGCCGCCCCACGTTCGG CCACCACCAATCCCGGGCATGCGGCCCCCGCTCGGCTCGCCCGGGGGTCCGGTGCCCACGCCAAAGTCGTCCATGGGGTTCGTCATGCCGATCTACACGATATGCATCATAGTGTTCTTCGTGTACACACTTAGCAAG ATCCTGTTCAAGCGCACCGCGTCCGCCTACGAGCCTGTGAGTCCCGACCCCCACTTCAGGAGCAGGGTGTTCCGCGACGACTCCAGGACGTCGCCCGACAAGCTCG GACCCAAAGAGAGGGACACAA GGGATGTTGAACTGGAGGCGCTGCGGGCGCGGCTTGCGGAGACCGAGCGCGCCATGCAAAGGATCGTCGGCCAACTGGCTCAGCGCGACGCG GAGGCCCAGGATGAGCAGGCTCGCCCGTACACGAACGGTACAATACTTCACAACACCGGCCCGGTGCATATCGTCGCCAGCGAATACCAGGAAGCATCCAAGGAAAAGAGTCCTGAACCTCAGAAGGAAATGCCAGAACCTTCACCTGAGGTGAAGGAACCTGCCCCTGAATCTGAAAAGCCTCTGTCAAAAGAATCTTTAGAGACGAAAGAGTCTGAGGAATTAGAGGCTGAAAAACAGGAAGAATTGGTTCAAGAAATACCTGCAATACAATCTGAAGAAGCAGAGAAGGACGATGTTAAAGAAGAGAAGGGTCCAGAACAAAATGACTTAAAACTCGTTGCTGATGAAGAAGTAGACGAGAATGATGGCGAAGCTAAATCCGATAAAGAAGAATCGGGTTCAGAGCCAGAgttaatagaaattaataataaagaggATGAactgattaaattaacaaacgaTGACGTAGAAAGCGATGACTACGTCAAAGTGGTACAGGATTTCTTGAACGAGGAAGCTAAAGTAGCCGGGAAAGAAGAGAAACAATCGACTCCGGATCTCCTGGAAGAAGCTATTAAAGAAGACTCACCTGATAAACCTGAGGATGACCAGGAAAATGCTAGTGTAAAG GTATTACCGTTTGTGAAGGAGATGTCGCCAAACTGTGTTTTGTTACAAAACTGTACGGCGCTCAGT GTGGTAGGCATGGAGGTGACGGCGCACACGGCGGACGGCGGCGCGCTGCCCCGCGCtcccccgccgcccgcgccgcccgcgcctgcGCCCCCGCGCCCG CACGAGGCGGAGGAAGTGAAGTCGATATTCCTGGAGACGGAGATTCCGCAGAAGTCTCGGGTCCTCGTCGCGGACTTCGTCGAAGACAGGCCCGAAGAATCCGCGCCCAGTAGCAATTCCCCa ATGGTGGTGAGCGGTAAAATGACCTTGTCACTCATACAGGACGCACCGAGAGACACTCCTGAGAAGGATCCAG aaTCAACAGTGGATGATTTCACAACAGCTAGTGCGATCACTCAACCAGCCGCTGAT AAACAAATTGAAGAAGAGTCCGACGAAGAAATAGAAATCGAAGAAGAAATAGAAGTGGAAGAGATCGAGGAAGAGGAAGAAGTTGAAGAGATTGAGGAAGACGAAGAGAACGAACCGGTGGAGGCGGAGAAACCAGAAGCAAAGGAACCAGTCAAAGTGCAAGAAGTAAAGGAAGCTGTTAAAGTACAGGAAGAAGTAAAACAAGCAGAAGAAGATTCCGAAGAGGAGGTAGAAGTAGATGAAGATGAGGAACCAATACAAGATTCGAAAGTTGAACCGGTTAAAGAACTAGATGCCGATAAAGAAGAAGAGTATTCTGAGGAAGAAATTGAGGAGGATGAGGAACCAGTGGAAGAGTCAGTTAAGGTAAAGGAACCAGTGAAATTAAAAGAGCCAGTTAAAGGAAAACCATCTGTAGAACATTCAGAAGATGATAAGGAACAGAAGAAAGCGAAAGGAGATAAAGAATGA